A single window of Achromobacter xylosoxidans DNA harbors:
- the murU gene encoding N-acetylmuramate alpha-1-phosphate uridylyltransferase MurU yields the protein MRAMILAAGRGERMRPLTDRLPKPLLPVGGKPLIAWHLERLAAAGFRDVVINHAWLGHEIERALADGAAFGLRIRYSPEAAALETAGGIAQALPLLGPDPFLVINGDIWCDWNPAAAPALATALPTGGAWLLMVDNPPQHPLGDFALDRDGRVRADGEPRLTFSGIGVYHPMLFAGVARGTAARLAPLLRQAMEHDHVRGARHTGRWVDVGTPQRLADLDAELGSSPV from the coding sequence ATGCGCGCCATGATCCTCGCCGCGGGCCGCGGCGAACGCATGCGTCCGCTGACCGACCGGCTGCCCAAGCCGCTGCTGCCGGTCGGCGGCAAGCCGCTGATCGCCTGGCACCTGGAACGGCTGGCCGCGGCCGGCTTCCGGGACGTTGTCATCAACCACGCCTGGCTCGGCCACGAGATCGAGCGCGCCCTGGCCGACGGCGCCGCCTTCGGCCTGCGGATCCGGTATTCCCCCGAGGCCGCCGCCCTGGAAACCGCCGGCGGCATTGCCCAGGCGCTGCCGCTGCTGGGACCGGATCCGTTCCTCGTCATCAACGGCGACATCTGGTGCGACTGGAACCCGGCCGCCGCCCCCGCCCTGGCAACCGCGCTGCCCACGGGCGGCGCCTGGCTGCTGATGGTCGACAATCCGCCGCAACATCCCCTCGGCGATTTCGCGCTGGACCGCGACGGCCGCGTCCGCGCTGACGGCGAACCCCGTTTGACCTTCTCCGGCATCGGCGTCTACCATCCCATGCTATTCGCGGGCGTGGCCCGCGGCACGGCCGCGCGGCTCGCACCGCTGCTGCGGCAGGCCATGGAGCACGATCACGTCCGCGGCGCGCGCCACACCGGCCGCTGGGTCGACGTCGGCACCCCCCAACGACTGGCAGACCTCGATGCCGAGCTCGGTTCCAGTCCGGTCTGA